One window of Watersipora subatra chromosome 3, tzWatSuba1.1, whole genome shotgun sequence genomic DNA carries:
- the LOC137391565 gene encoding serine/threonine-protein kinase PLK1-like, which produces MDCNCRDGAVNVVPGYHSMETQQLLPPVQYGQGGVESKLYNKKDSYGRTPLTPVNNFVRPESVHREWRVSDELHVVDSENVRYVKGRLLGKGGFASVVLLTSDDGRNQQVAAKIISKRRIVKPEKKDKIAREIDIHRQMNHINVVQFIKFFEDCENVFILMENCGGMTLSKIVKMRQSLTEPEVRFYLRELLAGCQYIHSRGVVHRDLKLSNLFITEKMHLKIGDFGLSTYIANANDRKESICGTPNYISPEVINKIGHSFPADIWAIGCIIYALLSGRPPFETDCLKETYKLITKCKYNELAVASTNARHIIGRCLRVDPDARASIEKLKNDEFVMAEPTPSCLSPETVRMKPAVSGDNCNHLPGNANNVPIDALQYLVSKMDDLEICAHGGKKPSDFPRSYEVCIEAMHVVKDAAERMRILGGDKSVNLQCRASDQFVWITKWVDYSHKFGFGFLLSNNLYGACFKDHLTITINGKGSHVALQDPTQPETICCETEKLPEQYERRLHVMKYFVKYMDATLIKGGDAKEQKSNTDLLKSTFIFRWMRTKDSIIMVLNNGTVQVNWVADHTKLAVSKIGRDYKIMYINKRRQSSIYNLKDLVNCSASSEIRMRLKYIGVILSKLLNLEVL; this is translated from the exons ATGGATTGTAACTGCAGAGATGGAGCAGTCAACGTTGTGCCAGGCTACCACAGT ATGGAGACTCAACAGCTGCTTCCGCCAGTGCAGTATGGACAAGGCGGTGTGGAGAGCAAACTTTACAACAAAAAAGATTCCTATGGTCGTACTCCTCTCACACCTGTCAACAACTTCGTGAGACCCGAAAGCGTTCATAGAGAATGGCGAGTCTCGGATGAGCTTCATGTTGTCGACAGTGAAAATGTCCGTTACGTGAAAGGACGTCTGTTGGGAAAG GGTGGTTTTGCAAGTGTGGTTCTCTTAACATCGGATGATGGAAGAAATCAACAAGTCGCCGCTAAAATCATCAGCAAAAGACGAATTGTCAAACCAGAAAAGAAAGATAAG ATCGCTCGAGAAATAGACATTCATCGACAAATGAATCACATCAATGTTGTCCAgttcataaaattttttgaagaTTGTGAAAATGTCTTCATTCTGATGGAGAATTGTGGGGGAATG ACTTTAAGTAAGATAGTTAAGATGAGACAGTCTTTGACCGAGCCAGAGGTTAGATTTTACCTGAGAGAATTATTAGCAG GCTGTCAGTACATCCACAGTCGAGGAGTTGTCCACAGAGATCTGAAGTTGAGTAACTTATTTATAACTGAGAAGATGCATTTGAAAATAGGAGACTTTGGCCTCTCTACGTACATAGCAAATGCCAACGATAGGAAAGA ATCTATTTGTGGAACACCTAACTACATCTCTCCTGAAGTTATTAACAAAATTGGACACTCCTTTCCTGCTGACATATGGGCCATCGGATGCATAAT ATATGCGCTCCTCTCAGGACGGCCTCCCTTTGAAACTGATTGTCTCAAGGAGACTTACAAACTCATCACCAAGTGCAAATATAACGAATTGGCTGTGGCGTCGACTAATGCTCGGCATATCATTGGCCGATGTCTTAGAGTGGATCCTGAT GCGCGGGCATCGATTGAGAAACTAAAAAATGATGAATTTGTGATGGCTGAACCAACTCCTTCCTGTCTCAGCCCAGAAACAGTTAGAATGAAGCCTGCTGTCTCTGGAGATAATTG CAACCACCTGCCAGGGAATGCCAATAATGTACCAATAGACGCTTTGCAATATCTCGTCAGTAAGATGGACGACCTTGAGATATGTGCCCACG GTGGTAAGAAACCTTCGGACTTTCCACGATCATACGAGGTCTGCATTGAGGCGATGCATGTGGTGAAAGATGCTGCCGAAAGGATGAGAATTTTAG GTGGGGACAAAAGTGTCAACTTACAATGTCGAGCTTCAGACCAGTTTGTGTGGATCACCAAATGGGTAGACTACTCCCATAAGTTTGGTTTTGGGTTTCTTCTCTCCAATAACCTTTATGGTGCTTGTTTCAAAGACCACCTTACAATAACCATAAACGGGAAAGGCAG TCACGTAGCTCTGCAAGATCCTACACAACCTGAAACCATATGCTGCGAAACGGAAAAGCTTCCTGAGCAGTATGAAAGACGCCTGCAT GTGATGAAGTACTTTGTGAAATATATGGATGCTACCTTGATAAAAGGAGGTGATGCCAAAGAACAGAAGTCGAACACAGACTTACTGAAAAGTACATTCATATTCCGGTGGATGCGAACTAAAGACAGCATCATTATGGTGCTTAATAATGGAACAGTGCAG GTAAACTGGGTTGCTGATCACACAAAGCTGGCTGTATCCAAAATTGGCAGAGACTATAAAATTATGTACATAAACAAACGAAGGCAGTCATCTATATACAACTTGAAAGATCTCGTCAACTGCTCCGCCTCATCAGAGATTCGCATGAGGCTCAAGTACATAGGTGTAATTTTATCAAAGTTGCTCAACCTTGAGGTGCTGTAG